The Streptomyces camelliae genome window below encodes:
- a CDS encoding ABC transporter permease yields MFVAWRDLRFAKGRFALMGTVITLITLLVGLLSGLTAGLGRQNISAITGLPADRIAFAAPGTGQSLSYTDSTVTARQWEQWAEVPGVTRAEPLGITTTKATAGDRSTAVSAFGVRPGSRLAPDGGAIHGATAVLSTTAAHDLGGLTPGDTLTLAGRKLTVAAVAGDASFSHTPVIWTSLTAWRQAAPPSGAGEGPTATVIALNTTAGADVTAADRTIGTRTVTKDGSLSAIGSYTSENGSLQLMRGFLFAISALVVGAFFTVWTIQRSGDIAVLKALGASTAHLLKDALGQAAVLLVGGTFLGTGIAAALGAFAVGDAVPFLLTPATVLAPAAVTILLGTLGAALSVRRITSVDPLTALGSAR; encoded by the coding sequence GTGTTCGTCGCCTGGAGAGACCTGAGGTTCGCCAAGGGCCGCTTCGCCCTGATGGGAACCGTCATCACTCTGATCACCCTGTTGGTCGGGCTGCTGTCCGGACTCACCGCCGGTCTGGGCCGGCAGAACATCTCCGCGATCACCGGCCTGCCCGCCGACCGGATCGCCTTCGCCGCCCCCGGCACGGGGCAGAGCCTGTCGTACACCGACTCCACCGTCACCGCCCGCCAGTGGGAACAGTGGGCCGAGGTGCCCGGCGTCACCCGCGCCGAACCGCTCGGGATCACCACCACCAAGGCCACCGCCGGCGACCGGAGCACCGCGGTCTCCGCCTTCGGCGTCCGGCCCGGCTCCCGCCTGGCCCCCGACGGCGGCGCGATCCACGGAGCCACGGCGGTGCTGTCCACCACCGCCGCCCACGACCTCGGCGGCCTCACGCCGGGGGACACCCTCACCCTGGCCGGCCGGAAGCTGACCGTGGCCGCCGTAGCCGGCGACGCCTCCTTCAGCCACACCCCCGTGATCTGGACCAGCCTCACCGCCTGGCGGCAGGCGGCACCGCCCAGCGGTGCGGGCGAGGGGCCGACGGCGACCGTGATCGCCCTGAACACGACCGCCGGCGCGGATGTCACCGCCGCCGACCGGACCATCGGCACCAGGACCGTCACCAAGGACGGCTCGCTGTCCGCGATCGGCTCCTACACCTCCGAGAACGGCTCCCTGCAGCTGATGCGCGGCTTCCTGTTCGCCATCTCCGCGCTCGTCGTCGGCGCCTTCTTCACCGTCTGGACCATCCAGCGCAGCGGTGACATCGCCGTACTCAAGGCGCTCGGCGCCTCCACCGCGCACCTGCTGAAGGACGCCCTCGGCCAGGCCGCCGTCCTGCTCGTCGGCGGCACCTTCCTCGGCACCGGCATCGCCGCCGCGCTCGGCGCCTTCGCCGTGGGGGACGCGGTGCCGTTCCTCCTCACCCCCGCCACCGTCCTCGCCCCCGCCGCCGTGACGATCCTGCTCGGCACGCTCGGGGCCGCCCTGTCCGTCCGCCGCATCACCTCCGTGGACCCGCTGACCGCCCTGGGGAGCGCCCGATGA